One Alnus glutinosa chromosome 3, dhAlnGlut1.1, whole genome shotgun sequence genomic region harbors:
- the LOC133862379 gene encoding telomere repeat-binding factor 4-like: protein MGNQKQKWTSEEEEALLAGVAKHGPGKWKNILKDPDFAPFLTSRSNIDLKDKWRNLSVSTSGQGSKDKLRTSKVKIIAAAPVPNVQNSSPAPPVRHNASAEFVMVDPSNSTQEGKNAPRYNAMVFEALSAIKDTNGCDIGAIVHFIEQRHEVPQNFRRLLSSRLRRLVAQGKLEKVQNCYKIIKDTQLGTKTPSPKQRDVRPRHSLSYGLMTTSESVDDAANAAAYRVADAENKAYMAAEAVKEAERISKMAEDTDSMLQLVKEIYERCSHGEVVLLA, encoded by the exons ATGGGAAATCAGAAGCAGAAATGGACGTCGGAGGAGGAAGAAGCGCTACTGGCGGGAGTAGCGAAGCACGGCCCAGGGAAATGGAAGAACATTCTAAAAGATCCCGATTTTGCTCCTTTCCTCACTTCCCGCTCTAACATCGACCTCAAG GACAAATGGCGAAACCTGAGTGTTAGTACTTCTGGCCAAGGCTCTAAAGATAAATTGAGGActtcaaaagtaaaaattatagcAGCTGCTCCAGTCCCCAATGTGCAAAATTCTTCTCCTGCTCCTCCAGTTCGTCATAATGCATCTGCTGAATTTGTCATGGTTGATCCTTCTAATAGCACACAGGAGGGAAAGAATGCTCCACG GTACAATGCAATGGTTTTTGAAGCTCTTTCAGCAATAAAAGATACAAATGGATGTGACATAGGTGCCATTGTCCACTTTATTGAG CAAAGGCATGAGGTGCCACAAAATTTTAGAAGGTTACTGAGTTCAAGGTTGAGAAGGCTTGTTGCACAAGGCAAACTTGAAAAG GTCCAAAATTGCTACAAGATCATAAAAGATACCCAGTTGGGAACAAAAACGCCTAGCCCAAAACAAAGGGATGTCAGGCCACGGCACTCACTGAGCTATGGGTTAATGACCACTAGCGAGAGTGTGGATGATGCGGCTAATGCTGCTGCCTACAGAGTAGCTGATGCAGAAAACAAAGCATATATGGCTGCTGAAGCTGTTAAAGAGGCAGAAAGAATCTCAAAGATGGCAGAGGATACTGATTCAATGCTACAGCTGGTGAAAGAGATCTATGAAAGAT GTTCACATGGTGAAGTTGTCCTCTTGGCTTAG
- the LOC133863192 gene encoding uncharacterized protein LOC133863192 — MDSITSSALEEICFHGKTGLSLASLWSKLNPCLSSSSLDLSLGVKKAVWAALLRVPSLRFWAGNVSYTASDPLIQSLEDAEKLELKIAAEDCLRDNFLGLYNVHAANADIPLNQRRALERIAISRMKGITQWQLSKELGMEANHFAYVVKSLENRGLIVKESAVVRTKDACNAGEMNNSSIVCTNLIHLNRYAKQLGSQQRIETTKEEETSKIFKNTEENIASGDGFDEGYVKEDVLVEDDLPALKAVCDKLEEAYNKVLVVSEIKQDLGYERTSLGHKAWKKIYRKLKDAHIVEKCKAKVNGKVEQCLRLLKKFPPKNFKEQTVKFGRKCQITEQLVEIPIDHQMYDMVDIKGSEGLLFKEACKRLRISNKENQSLLSMMAYRFGMHLQAEIYSKTKAYRVWTAINFNSKSSNAFPRKSKTIISESKISNLDIPNSLSTSESDIATPTKMNGREITAKLSCGSNPQQILHEPRDTVPDAVHDSVGMEMETNDPSETAPTDSLKPFKSRSYQRYPCLSLTVDGAQREQRILEQLQNEKFILKAELHRWLISLEKDKCTTIDRKTLRRMLDKLQRQGHCKCIAINVPLVTNSDSNRIAHVVLHPAVTLSPELHEEIYDKLRFFERKNRSQAYSKWKSKSFPELDDIQRNQQFIRFQKGLKANRDECASNFQKKKKSLEAGLVECTRVDDEIGQLGSQRLPDDQHLSVASRGEHGVHLQSHKEDDYLENMEGPGPNEEDEKYNSFTNHCTFSEKLQFRRRFHWTEEADRKLIIQYVKQRVVLGPNFQHACWASLSDLPKPPSSCLKRMTSLNKNEAFQRALMRLCNIVGGWYVKHLEKVKNKSLDDNGHQPLTQSSSRESLEGNCYNGFAHTQKTGFEEERQDDFTEEHIKRAFDEVLRCKHIATFEARKIATSVFKGADRNMDSERFSGGKASQHSKNQIPEGTGDRATKFSNWLHERGKYLMGGIGLTADLQCGDIFHLFALVSSGELSIYPFLPENGIGEADDLRSKKQRIDNNEFLDGNKVNKTQFLDEVKEGELSISPCLLNECCVTVDNKPIDGDKAEKLKLTDEEGGELSCPCSPDEVDVEGKYLRKMKRKIDNNEFFHVIVGKKLKSMKGGYYEFRREKGFPSIMLYVHSAPILRTNVVEVGSFENGDSCNDELLADRSDKLNTTRGQKLGSNSKYCLTSMAVLHQDPEPPLLTKSPGRNDDTNLILQPKHHGNFDSDSQRGLTMDVITVHDKVVLPGGDNAGEIDFFSSELSMPVLPWKNGDETMNGIIYKGFISFVLRTVMQNPGILEDDIIHHMDGLNPQSCRKVLELMTLDKHLIVKKMFQTSSTGPPAILGTLIGSRFRKSKLICRKHFFANPLSTTLL, encoded by the exons ATGGACTCCATCACATCCTCTGCTCTCGAGGAAATCTGTTTCCACGGCAAAACCGGTCTCTCTCTCGCGTCCCTCTGGAGCAAACTCAACCCTTGTCTGTCCTCTTCAAGCCTCGACCTTTCCTTGGGCGTCAAGAAAGCCGTATGGGCCGCCCTCCTCCGCGTCCCGTCGCTTCGGTTTTGGGCCGGAAACGTCTCTTACACCGCCAGTGACCCTCTGATTCAGTCCTTGGAGGACGCCGAGAAGTTGGAGTTGAAGATCGCCGCCGAAGACTGTCTAAGAGACAACTTTCTGGGGCTCTACAATGTTCACGCCGCCAATGCCGACATTCCTCTGAACCAAAGGCGCGCTCTCGAGCGCATTGCCATCTCTAg AATGAAGGGGATAACACAATGGCAGCTTAGTAAAGAATTGGGCATGGAAGCGAACCACTTTGCTTATGTGGTGAAGAGCCTTGAAAATAGAGGGTTGATTGTGAAGGAATCAGCAGTTGTGAGAACAAAAGATGCTTGCAATGCAGGGGAGATGAACAATAGTTCAATAGTGTGCACTAACTTAATACACTTGAATCGCTATGCAAAGCAATTGGGTTCTCAACAAAGAATTGAGactacaaaagaagaagaaacttcgAAGATTTTTAAGAATACAGAGGAAAATATTGCAAGTGGAGATGGGTTTGACGAAGGATATGTTAAAGAGGACGTGCTTGTAGAGGATGATCTACCAGCATTGAAAGCTGTTTGTGATAAACTTGAAGAAGCATATAATAAG gtTCTTGTTGTCTCAGAAATTAAACAAGATCTTGGTTATGAAAGAACTTCTCTGGGGCATAAAGCTTGGAAAAAg ATTTATCGCAAGTTAAAAGATGCTCATATTGTGGAGAAGTGTAAGGCTAAAGTGAATGGTAAG GTTGAGCAGTGCCTACGTTTGCTGAAGAAATTTCCACCAAAGAATTTTAAAGAACAAACTGTGAAGTTTGGAAGAAAATGTCAAATTACCGAACAGCTTGTAGAGATTCCCATTGATCATCAAATGTATGATATGGTTGATATTAAAGGATCTGAAGGGTTGCTTTTTAAGGAG GCGTGCAAGAGGCTCAGAATCAGTAACAAAGAGAATCAGTCTCTGCTTAGTATGATGGCATATAGGTTTGGGATGCATTTGCAAGCAGAGATTTATAGTAAAACAAAGGCATATCGAGTTTGGACGGCTATAAATTTCAACAGTAAATCATCTAATGCATTTCcaagaaaatcaaaaacaatCATTTCTGAAAGTAAAATATCTAATCTTGATATTCCTAATAGTCTTTCGACTTCGGAAAGTGATATTGCTACCCCAACAAAAATGAATGGCAGGGAAATTACTGCAAAACTTTCTTGTGGATCCAACCCACAACAGATACTCCATGAACCAAGAGACACAGTTCCTGATGCTGTACATGATTCAGTTGGGATGGAAATGGAAACAAATGATCCATCAGAGACAGCACCTACTGATTCCTTGAAGCCATTTAAATCCAGATCATATCAGAGATATCCATGTTTATCTTTGACTGTTGATGGTGCCCAGAGGGAGCAGAGGATACTTGAACAGTTACAG AATGAGAAGTTCATTTTGAAAGCTGAGTTGCATAGATGGCTCATAAGTCTTGAAAAGGACAAGTGCACAACAATCGACAGGAAGACCCTTCGTCGAATGTTAGACAAGCTTCAGCGGCAAGGGCACTGCAAATGCATAGCCATAAACGTCCCTCTGGTCACAAACTCTGACAGTAATCGTATTGCTCATGTGGTTTTGCACCCGGCTGTTACCTTGTCTCCCGAATTACATGAAGAAATTTATGATAAGCTTAGATTTTTTGAGAGGAAAAACCGTAGCCAGGCCTATTCTAAGTGGAAGAGCAAATCATTTCCTGAACTGGATGATATCCAAAGAAACCAACAATTTATTAGATTTCAGAAGGGTTTAAAAGCTAATAGGGACGAATGTGCttcaaattttcagaaaaagaagaaatcttTAGAAGCAGGGTTAGTGGAATGTACAAGAGTTGATGATGAAATTGGACAGCTAGGCTCACAGAGGCTACCTGACGATCAACATCTTTCTGTAGCTTCTAGAGGAGAGCATGGCGTTCATTTGCAATCACATAAGGAGGATGATTATCTAGAAAATATGGAAGGGCCTGGtccaaatgaagaagatgagaaatatAATTCATTTACTAACCATTGTACTTTTTCAGAGAAGCTACAATTTCGAAGAAGATTTCATTGGACAGAAGAAGCAGACAG GAAATTAATAATCCAATATGTGAAACAGCGTGTAGTGCTTGGGCCAAATTTTCAACATGCATGTTGGGCTTCACTTTCTGACCTTCCAAAACCTCCAAGTAGTTGCCTCAAAAGAATGACATCACTGAACAAAAATGAAGCATTTCAAAGAGCTCTAATGAGACTTTGTAACATTGTCGGTGGATGGTATGTGAAGCACCTGGAAAAAGTCAAAAACAAGTCATTAGACGATAATGGTCATCAACCACTTACGCAAAGTTCATCGAGGGAAAGTCTTGAGGGAAATTGCTACAATGGCTTTGCCCATACTCAAAAAACGGGTTTTGAGGAAGAACGACAGGATGATTTCACTGAGGAACATATTAAGAGAGCCTTTGATGAGGTTCTTCGGTGCAAGCACATCGCTACTTTTGAGGCCCGAAAAATAGCAACATCTGTCTTCAAAGGGGCAGATAGGAATATGGATTCTGAAAGATTT TCTGGTGGCAAGGCTAGTCAGCATTCTAAAAATCAAATTCCAGAGGGTACTGGAGACAGGGCAACTAAATTCTCTAATTGGCTCCATGAAAGAGGGAAATATCTTATGGGAGGTATTGGTCTTACTGCAGATTTACAGTGTGGAGACATTTTCCATTTATTTGCTCTAGTTTCTTCAGGTGAACTCTCCATTTATCCCTTCTTGCCAGAAAATGGCATTGGTGAAGCCGATGATTTGAGAAGCAAAAAACAGAGAATTGATAACAATGAATTTCTTGATGGCAATAAGGTTAACAAAACTCAATTCTTAGACGAAGTTAAAGAAGGTGAATTGTCCATTTCTCCATGCTTACTGAATGAATGTTGTGTAACTGTTGATAACAAACCCATTGATGGTGACAAGGCTGAAAAGTTGAAATTGACAGATGAAGAAGGAGGTGAACTGTCATGTCCATGCTCGCCTGATGAAGTTGATGTAGAGGGCAAATACCTGAGAAAAATGAAGCGTAAAATTGATAACAATGAATTTTTTCATGTTATTGTGGGTAAGAAACTGAAGTCCATGAAAGGAGGTTACTATGAATTTCGCCGAGAAAAAGGTTTTCCGAGTATCATGCTATATGTGCATAGTGCACCAATTTTGAGAACCAATGTCGTTGAAGTAGGATCGTTCGAGAATGGGGATAGCTGTAATGATGAACTTCTTGCTGATAGGAGTGATAAATTGAATACCACTCGAGGTCAGAAACTTGGCAGTAATTCCAAGTATTGTTTGACTTCAATGGCTGTTCTTCATCAGGATCCTGAGCCACCTTTATTGACAAAGTCCCCAGGAAGGAATGATGATACCAATTTGATCCTCCAACCAAAACATCATGGTAATTTTGATTCAGATTCACAAAGGGGATTAACCATGGATGTTATCACTGTGCATGATAAAGTTGTTTTACCGGGAGGAGATAATGCAGGTGAAATTGATTTCTTTTCTAGTGAATTAAGTATGCCAGTATTGCCATGGAAAAATGGAGATGAGACCATGAATGGTATCATCTACAAGGGATTTATATCCTTTGTTCTTCGTACTGTGATGCAAAATCCTGGGATATTAGAG GATGATATCATACATCATATGGATGGATTGAACCCCCAg AGCTGTAGAAAGGTATTAGAGTTAATGACTCTGGATAAACACCTTATTGTGAAGAAAATGTTTCAAACTTCATCCACTGGGCCCCCTGCCATTCTGGGAACACTCATCGGGAGTCGTTTTAGAAAATCAAAGTTGATTTGCCGTAAGCATTTCTTTGCCAATCCCCTAAGCACAACCTTACTCTAG